A stretch of the Papaver somniferum cultivar HN1 chromosome 6, ASM357369v1, whole genome shotgun sequence genome encodes the following:
- the LOC113290353 gene encoding glucan 1,3-beta-glucosidase-like gives MAFTFVYFLSWAHSALALDELNGAIVKGVNLGGWLVLEGFITPSLFEGILNPTMLDGTKVRFKSLRSNKYVSAQKGGDSGIITVHKDKARTRETFRVSSGNELRADHEGMPTGDDDAATFQMIIDVKMNIKGDYQLDNGYGLEKAAEVLSNHRSNFVTQADFQFLSRNGINTVRIPVGWQYGIKCIIDLHAAPGSQNGMEHSSSRDGTIDWTTSDNIQQTLRVIDFLASKYGNHDALSGIV, from the exons ATGGCTTTTACTTTCGTTTATTTCCTTTCTTGGGCACACTCCG CTTTGGCTTTGGATGAACTAAATGGTGCTATAGTTAAAGGTGTGAACTTGGGTGGATGGTTGGTTCTTGAAGGATTCATTACGCCTTCACTTTTTGAGGGTATTCTCAACCCAACGATGCTT GACGGAACAAAAGTTCGGTTCAAATCTTTGAGGTCAAATAAGTATGTAAGTGCGCAGAAGGGAGGAGATTCCGGCATCATCACCGTTCACAAGGACAAAGCTCGTACCAGGGAAACCTTCAGA gTGTCTTCTGGAAATGAGCTTAGAGCAGACCATGAAGGTATGCCAACAGGGGATGACGATGCAGCCACATTTCAGATGATAATAGATGTCAAGATGAACATTAAGGGAGATTACCAGCTCGACAATGGATATGGACTCGAAAAGGCCGCAGAAGTGCTTAGT AATCACAGAAGCAATTTCGTTACACAAGCAGACTTTCAGTTTCTTAGCAGAAACGGTATAAACACCGTGAGGATTCCTGTTGGGTG GCAGTATGGGATAAAATGCATAATCGACCTTCATGCAGCTCCTGGTTCCCAGAATGGGATGGAGCACAGTTCTAGCCGAGATGGTACAATTGACTGGACGACATCTGATAACATCCAGCAAACTCTTCGTGTCATAGATTTCCTAGCTTCCAA GTACGGGAACCATGATGCTCTTTCAGGGATTGTTTGA